A stretch of Thermoleophilia bacterium DNA encodes these proteins:
- a CDS encoding carbon-nitrogen hydrolase family protein, protein MRAAVVQINTTADRDRNLEVAERLVRAAAADGAGLVVLPEKWPWLAAGEQQAAGGESIDGPAMSAAGSWAAELGISLQAGSFTEDGNGAEQPSNTAVMFSPDGEVTATYRKIHMFDVDVAGVEYRESAFERAGDEIITVTAGDAEVGMTICYDLRFPELFRALLDEGANTFTVPSAFTAATGRAHWEPLVRARAIENQSFVLAAGQVGNATPELESWGHSMIVDPWGEVLAGVEEGEGFATAVLDYDRLAATRASLPAVEHRRPGLFRPKERQA, encoded by the coding sequence ATGAGAGCCGCTGTCGTCCAGATAAACACCACCGCCGATCGCGATCGCAACCTCGAGGTTGCCGAGCGCCTGGTCCGGGCTGCCGCCGCCGATGGCGCCGGGCTCGTGGTCCTGCCGGAAAAGTGGCCCTGGCTCGCCGCCGGTGAGCAGCAGGCCGCCGGCGGCGAATCAATCGACGGCCCGGCGATGAGCGCGGCCGGATCCTGGGCCGCCGAGCTCGGCATCAGCCTGCAGGCCGGCAGCTTCACCGAGGACGGCAATGGCGCGGAGCAGCCGAGCAACACGGCCGTGATGTTTTCGCCCGACGGCGAGGTCACCGCGACCTACCGGAAGATCCACATGTTCGACGTCGACGTGGCCGGAGTCGAGTACCGCGAATCCGCTTTCGAACGAGCCGGCGACGAGATCATCACGGTGACGGCAGGCGACGCCGAGGTCGGCATGACCATTTGTTACGACCTGCGCTTCCCCGAGCTCTTCCGCGCGCTGCTGGACGAAGGCGCCAACACCTTCACCGTTCCTTCGGCCTTCACCGCCGCGACCGGACGTGCCCACTGGGAGCCGCTGGTCCGCGCCCGGGCGATCGAGAACCAGTCCTTCGTGCTCGCCGCCGGCCAGGTCGGCAACGCCACCCCCGAACTTGAATCATGGGGCCATTCGATGATCGTCGACCCGTGGGGCGAGGTCCTCGCTGGAGTCGAGGAGGGCGAAGGGTTCGCCACCGCCGTTCTCGACTACGACCGGCTCGCGGCGACCCGCGCTTCCCTGCCCGCGGTCGAGCATCGCCGCCCGGGACTCTTCCGCCCGAAGGAGAGGCAGGCCTGA
- a CDS encoding TetR/AcrR family transcriptional regulator, which translates to MAREAATERRRQILDAAVRVFARQGFHSTRVADIADEADVAYGLVYHYFSSKENVLNELFSQRWSLLLEAIEETDRSSSTPQQKLGVVAGFIIDSYRYDPDLMKVIIVEVTRAANSFGQTHLEQINAAYKGIAKIVADGQANGTFRLDIDADFASMSFYGAIEQLLSGWIFGLIPGSERDFDEAQELIVKTICEGLDKR; encoded by the coding sequence ATGGCCCGCGAAGCAGCCACCGAGCGGCGCCGGCAGATCCTCGACGCCGCGGTCCGGGTCTTCGCCCGCCAGGGCTTTCATTCGACCCGGGTCGCCGACATCGCCGACGAGGCCGACGTCGCCTATGGCCTCGTCTACCACTACTTCTCCTCGAAGGAGAACGTGCTCAATGAGTTGTTCTCGCAGCGCTGGTCGCTGCTCCTGGAGGCGATCGAGGAGACCGACCGCAGTTCTTCGACCCCCCAGCAGAAGCTCGGCGTCGTGGCCGGATTCATCATCGATTCCTACCGCTACGACCCCGATCTGATGAAGGTGATCATCGTCGAGGTCACCCGGGCCGCCAATTCGTTCGGCCAGACCCACCTCGAGCAGATCAACGCCGCCTACAAGGGGATCGCCAAGATCGTCGCCGACGGCCAGGCGAACGGCACCTTCCGGCTCGACATCGATGCCGACTTCGCTTCGATGTCCTTTTACGGCGCGATCGAGCAGTTGCTGTCCGGCTGGATCTTCGGCCTGATCCCCGGCAGCGAGCGTGATTTCGACGAAGCCCAGGAGCTGATCGTCAAGACGATCTGCGAAGGACTCGACAAGCGCTAG